DNA sequence from the Burkholderia pyrrocinia genome:
CACGCACCGCAGGCACGCGCATGCTCGACGAGCGCCGCTCGCCGCCGCGGGCTCATCAGCGCGCCGAGCGGATATTGGTGCGACGGCGTCGTATAGATCAGCCTGGGCGGGTGGGCGCGCCACTGTTCGTCGGTCGGCGCCATGCCTTCATGGTCGACCTCGATCGGCACGATATTCAGGCCGGTCGAGCGGAATGCCGTGCGTGCGCCGTTATAGCAGGGGTTTTCGAGCCAGCCGAATTCGCCGGGATTCGCGAGCATGCGCGCACATAACTCGAGGCTGCTCTGCGTGCCGTCGGTGATGAATACCTGGCCGGTCTCGCAGCGCACGCCTCGCGAAACCCGGATATAGGCGGCCACGGCGCGCCGCAATTCGGGCAGCCCTTCGACCGGGCCATACGCGAGCTGGGCGGGCTTGACGGCTTTCCATGCGCGCTCGATGCAACGGCGCCACTGGGCGACCGGGAATTCGTCGAGCGAAGGAAGGCCGGGGACGAACGGCAGCATGCGCTCGGGCTCGGGATCGGCGTTCTCCAGGCCGTACACGCGCTCGGCCAGATGAACCGGGGCCGGGCTGTCGTCATTCCCGGCGCTCGAACGGCCGCATCCATCCCACAGCGTGATCGTGCCGTTGCGCGTGGCCGCCACGAAGCCTTCTTCGGCAAGACGCTCGTACGCATAGACCGCGGAGTTGCGCGCGATGCCCAGCTCCGTCGCGAGCACGCGCGTCGACACGAGCCGCGTGCCGGGCGGAATGTGCCCGTCCAGCAGCATGTTGCGCAGGCCCCGGTACAGGGCTTCCTGCTGGCTGTGTCTTGTCGTGCCGTCCTGTCTGGACAGCGAGGAGATGAGTAGCGCCAGGTCCATCGGCTGGTTCCAGTTTTTTTCCTTGGGCTGGTTCTTTTTAAGAATCAACGCACATCGTATTGTTCACGTTCTTGCGGTGCAGGCCCGTGCCGGGCGATTCGCGGCAGATGGCCGGTATGTCGGACGATCGTCGCAATCGCGTATTTTGATCGATTTGGCGAGCGGCTGTCGATGAGTCGATCGACCCGTCGTTCGGGCGGGGATGCTGCACGATTCCGATTCGATTCATTTCGCAGTGCATAGATATTTTCGATCTAATTCCGTGTGTTGCCGAAACGCGGACCGCTCGATGCGCGCCAGGTGGCGCACGAACAGGAAAATCAAACATGAAAGACCAGACCCACATCTCTCCTACATCCCGTACCACCATTCGCCGCCTGCCAGAACTGGCGAATCGCGATCGCACGATGCTTCACCGCATCGTGGACGATGCGTACGTCTGTCACATCGCGTTCAGCGATGGACACGACACGCACTGCATCCCGACCGCGCACTGGAGAAGGGGCGATGACCTTTATATTCACGGGTCCAACGGGAGCCGGATGGTCAAGGCGTTGTCTGCGGGCGCGCAGGCGTCCGTGGCGATTACGCTGCTGGATGGGCTCGTGCTGGCCAAGTCGGCCTTCAGTCATTCGATGAATTATCGATCGGTGGTGGTCTACGGGCAGTTCGACGTAGTGGACGGCGGCGCGGAAAAACTCGCGGCGCTGGATGCCTTCATGGACAAGATCGCCGCGGGCCGCAAGCATGAAGCGCGACCGGGCAATTCGAAGGAACTCAATGCAACCAGCGTGCTGCGGATTTCCCTTGCGGAAGCGGCCGTGAAAGTCAGCGATTCGCTGCCTTCCGACAAGGAGGAAGATCTCGCGCTCGCCGTGTGGGCGGGAATTCTGCCGCTGAAGACGACGCGTGGCACGCCGGTTCATGCCGACGAAAGCGGCAGCGTGCCCGTGCCGGACTACGTCCGGAACTGGGCCGATTGAGTACCGCGGCAAGACCGGGAGGCTTCGGAGAATACGGCGGCGCGCGCCGTACGCGAATGCAGAAGACCCGCGACGGCTTCGCAGCCTTCGCGGGTTCTTTACCCAGTTGCATGCGGTTCCGGGCGCACGAAACGGCGCGCACCCGGAACCGCATCGATCATCGATCCATCAGCGCGCGAAATCCGACGTGCTCTGGATGAACGCGTTCAGCTTCGAGATGTTCACGCTGCCGAAGCCCGTCGTCGCGTCCCAGCCGGCCTTCGCCTTGTAGCCGTAGGTGCCGCTGCCGTTGTTGCCGGACGTGACGTCGTGCAACAGCGCCGCGTTGGACGGGAAGTACTTGTAGATGCTCGACGCGGGGAACCCGAGCGCATTGTTGTTCGCCGACTGCAGCCGCGCCCAGATGCCCGTGAAGATAGGCGCGGCGAGGCTCGTGCCGCCTTCGTTGTTCAGGTATCCCGAGCCCCACAGCGTGTCGGACGTCTGGCCGTTCACCACCAGAATCGCGCCGGTGCGCAGGTCGGCGTCGAAGCCGACGTCCGGCAGCGCGCGCTTGGTCGACCCGGTGAGGGTCGACGATTGCCACGACGGCGCAGCCTCGTACTTGCTGTATCCGCCGCCCGTCGACCACACGGTGCCCGGCTGCCAGCTCGGATCGTTCCAGACGATCTCGCTGTTGTACGCGTTGGTCGACGTGTTGGTGAACAGCGTCGTGCCGCCCACGGCGATCACGTACGGCGACGTCGCCGGTTCGCTCACCGTGTAGGTCGAGCGCGACGGCGTGCCGCTCGCGCATTCGTACGCGCCATGGTCGCCTGCGGATACGGAGAAGGTTTGCCCTTGAGCGACCGCCTGCTTGAAGATGGTGTCGTCGGTCGCCTGCGAGCCGGTGCTGTTTGCGGATGATTCGCACACGCCGAGCGACACGTTGATCACCTTCGCGACGTTGTCCGTCACCACCTTGTTGTACGCGGCCGTGATCGCTGTGAGCGTCATCGACGGCGCCGCGTAGAACACGACCTGCTTCACGCTGCCGCCGGCGGCGCCGACGATCGACTGGCTGTCGAGGTTCCACTCGACGGTGCCGGACGTATCGGTGTACGAACTGCCGGCCGGGCCCGTCTGCACGACGCTGCTGCTGATCGTGCCGAGGCCGTTGTTCGCGGCGAACGTATTGAGGTCGCTCACCGTCTGCGACAGGTCGCCTTCGGAGATGATGCCGACCGTGGTTTGCGAGGCCGTCGGCGTGCTGTCGCCGCCGTAGAGCGACGAGAATTCGGTCGGGTTGTGCGGCACTGCCGACGCGCCGGCCGGGATCGTCAGGTTGCTGGTGTTGCCTTGCGGCTTGCTGCCCGCGCCGGTATGCATCAGCTCGACGTTCTGCAGGCCGAGCACCGCGCCCACGATGCCGCCGATCGCGTTCGGCACTTGCGCGGCGTCGGTATTCGCATAGACGCTGCGGCCGTTGCGCGTGAAGCGCTTGAGCGTCGTGCGGAACGCCGACTTGATGGTCGCCGCGGTGCCGGATGCGGACACCAGCAGCCGGTTCGGCGCGACCACGATGTTCACGAAACCTTCCTTGCGCAGGTGCGCGACGACGGACGCGACCTGCTGGTCGGTCGGCGCATATTGCGCGGCGAACTGCGCGGGCGTGAGGAACTGCCGGTAGTGCGGCGAGCCGGGCGTATGCAGGTCGCGCAGGTACTTGTCGAGTTGCGCCTCGTTGCGCAGGTTCAGCCCGAGCACGATGTCCACCGATTCGCCGGGCGCCATTTCGATGGCCGCGGCTGCGGCGGCGGCCGTGCTCGCGGCAGGCGCGCCGGCCACGCCGGCTTCGCTCTGCTGCACGAGCGGCAGGAACCCCTTGGTGCGCGTTTCCGTCCAGCCGGCTGCCGGCGCGGCGTGGGCGGTCGCCATGCCGAACGAAGCGGCCGCGGCGGCGCATGCGAGCTTGACGATGCGAATGTGCTTTTGTTTCTTGTCTGCAACCTGATTCATTTGAATTACCCCTCCGGTTGAACATCGAACGGCACGAACAACAACGGTCGACGGCGGTGCGGGTCATGCATCGCCGCATTCTGTCGCGCTCGCACGGTTGGCGCGGACGCGACAGGGCCTTTCGCCCGATCCGGAAAAGTGGTTTCTCTCCGGGGGCGAAATACGGAAAACGCGGTAGCGGAAGGGCTGCGCCGCGATGCGGGGCAGCCGCGCGGACATGGCGCGGGCGGGATTGCTAGAGCAACAGCTTCGTTATCCTGCTCATTTCATTCGATCCTTCGGCCCGCTGCCGGATGGCAGTCGTCCAATGAGATGCATCGGGATATTGCATGCGCCGGTGCGCGAACGACACGGCCGGCGGCGAGCACTTCGGTGCGGCGGAAGCGAAAAAACGTAGAGCGGAATCGATTGCGTGGTGAACAATTCGTCCGATTGCTTGAATCGGACGGTATCAAGAACGAAAGCGGAGTGTCAAACTTTTTTTGATTATATGAAACAAAATTAAATCGAATAACGTGAAATGTTTTTGAAAAGATCGGCAGTATTTTGTAATGTTCAAAATCGCTTTCGCAGGTAATGCGGAATTCGATTCGCCGATCCGTTCCTATTCGTCATGTAATGGGCCGACCGCTTATCGAGGAAGTGCTCGAATGGCCGGCGCTTCCGGTTGCTCGGCGACCCGAAGGTCGTCGACGAACCGGAACAGCCCGTCGACACAGTGAAGCAGGGCTTCGCGCGACGATGCATCCGCTTCGGTGGCGAGCCCCCGGATTTCTTCGAGCCGGGTTTCGAGTTCCGCGAGTCGTGCGTGCATTGCGTTGCCGCCACCGGCGGCCGCGGTTGCCGCATTGAACGAAGTCAGGGGTTTCAGTCGAATGGTCATCGTATTGAAGTTCTCAATGAATCGAGACATGTCGGTCAGGCATCCGTCGCGGGAAACCGCATGCGCGGAAAAATCGCCGATCACGACGCGGCCGGCGCTTTCCGCCACCGAGTCGAGCGACCCGAGCGTGCGGCGAATCAGCCTGAGCAGGTCGAACGCGGCGGCGAGCAGGCCGACGAACAGCGCCGCCGCGAGCACCAGGCAGGTGGACGCGTTGCGGATCGTCGCGTCGGCCGTTGCGTCGTGCGGCAACGCAACCGGCTCGCGCAATGCACAAATGAAGAAGGCACCGGTGCCGGCGATCAGCATGACGGCGATCGCGAGCAGGCCGATCGCCAGCCCGATCTGCCGGCTCGGCTTCGCCGGCACGGTCATTGCGCGCCCCGCAGCCGGTAGCCGACACCGCGCATCACTTCGGGCATGCCCGGCGCACCGGCCTGTTCGAG
Encoded proteins:
- a CDS encoding PLP-dependent aminotransferase family protein, which encodes MDLALLISSLSRQDGTTRHSQQEALYRGLRNMLLDGHIPPGTRLVSTRVLATELGIARNSAVYAYERLAEEGFVAATRNGTITLWDGCGRSSAGNDDSPAPVHLAERVYGLENADPEPERMLPFVPGLPSLDEFPVAQWRRCIERAWKAVKPAQLAYGPVEGLPELRRAVAAYIRVSRGVRCETGQVFITDGTQSSLELCARMLANPGEFGWLENPCYNGARTAFRSTGLNIVPIEVDHEGMAPTDEQWRAHPPRLIYTTPSHQYPLGALMSPRRRAALVEHARACGAWIIEDDYDSEFRHGGQPLPAIQGLYADAPVCYLGTFSKTMFPALRLGFMVVPPVLVDRFTRTLRELVHRGHSADQLAMAEFIDTGLFARHLRRMRALYAARRSSLEAALARHLGTSLSVRESPGGMHLSADLALPQHDTEVARAASAHGLLLQPLSSYAVGDGRRYNGFVLGYSGLTDAMIETATIQLADVIEKHGRTRC
- a CDS encoding pyridoxamine 5'-phosphate oxidase family protein, whose protein sequence is MKDQTHISPTSRTTIRRLPELANRDRTMLHRIVDDAYVCHIAFSDGHDTHCIPTAHWRRGDDLYIHGSNGSRMVKALSAGAQASVAITLLDGLVLAKSAFSHSMNYRSVVVYGQFDVVDGGAEKLAALDAFMDKIAAGRKHEARPGNSKELNATSVLRISLAEAAVKVSDSLPSDKEEDLALAVWAGILPLKTTRGTPVHADESGSVPVPDYVRNWAD
- a CDS encoding S53 family peptidase, yielding MNQVADKKQKHIRIVKLACAAAAASFGMATAHAAPAAGWTETRTKGFLPLVQQSEAGVAGAPAASTAAAAAAAIEMAPGESVDIVLGLNLRNEAQLDKYLRDLHTPGSPHYRQFLTPAQFAAQYAPTDQQVASVVAHLRKEGFVNIVVAPNRLLVSASGTAATIKSAFRTTLKRFTRNGRSVYANTDAAQVPNAIGGIVGAVLGLQNVELMHTGAGSKPQGNTSNLTIPAGASAVPHNPTEFSSLYGGDSTPTASQTTVGIISEGDLSQTVSDLNTFAANNGLGTISSSVVQTGPAGSSYTDTSGTVEWNLDSQSIVGAAGGSVKQVVFYAAPSMTLTAITAAYNKVVTDNVAKVINVSLGVCESSANSTGSQATDDTIFKQAVAQGQTFSVSAGDHGAYECASGTPSRSTYTVSEPATSPYVIAVGGTTLFTNTSTNAYNSEIVWNDPSWQPGTVWSTGGGYSKYEAAPSWQSSTLTGSTKRALPDVGFDADLRTGAILVVNGQTSDTLWGSGYLNNEGGTSLAAPIFTGIWARLQSANNNALGFPASSIYKYFPSNAALLHDVTSGNNGSGTYGYKAKAGWDATTGFGSVNISKLNAFIQSTSDFAR
- a CDS encoding histidine kinase, with the protein product MLIAGTGAFFICALREPVALPHDATADATIRNASTCLVLAAALFVGLLAAAFDLLRLIRRTLGSLDSVAESAGRVVIGDFSAHAVSRDGCLTDMSRFIENFNTMTIRLKPLTSFNAATAAAGGGNAMHARLAELETRLEEIRGLATEADASSREALLHCVDGLFRFVDDLRVAEQPEAPAIRALPR